ACCGGCCCACACCTGATCAAATGCGGTTCTGGTACCTCGATTACCTCTATGGGATCAATCTCGTCCGTGTAAACGACCCAAAAGGTGAAAAGGTTTTGTTGAACTATTTAGCCAATTATCCGGGAGATTCCTACAAAAAGTCCGCAGCTCTATTCCTTAGCTGGTACTATCTAATGAACGGCAAAGAAGAGGAGTCGCGCTATTATAAAAATCGAATAGACGACTTGGGCAAAGCTTTTGCTGGAGCCGACAAAGAGGCGATGAACCTGAAAGACGTTGATGTTCCCATTGCGCTGCTGCGAGCGCGATTGCTTTTCGATTCAGGAGAATACGAGGCCGCTGATTCTGTATTGCGGTCAACCCCGCCCGAAAGTTTTGAAAAGGACATTGATCGTCAAAATTGGTATTACCGTAATGGCCAGGTTCACAAGGCCTTGGGCGACCTGGAAGTCGCTCGGAGATTCTACCAGCGCGTTACCGAATTACCTTTTGATACTTCTCGGAAATTCACTCCCGCCAGCTGCATGGAAATAGGGAATATTTACTTCGAACGACAACAGTACAACGAGGCCATTAAGTGGTACGATAAGGCACTAGAGTACAAGGGTTACCCCTACGTTTCCGACTACCGGCGATTGGCCAATCGCCGGCGCGAACAAGCGGAAGAAAAGCTGCCCTAGCCGCTTATTGGAAAGGGAATCCAAGGGTAACGACCATGCGTTGATCGTTTCGGTCTAAAGATACCAAATCGCCGATATCGGAAGGCGCACCCTCGTATAGTAATCGGTCCGAATTCGTTCTCGTATTCGACACCGTTATATCCGCCTGGAATTTGTTGTTTCGGAAGCCAACACCACCCGATACCACCGTGCGCTCGAAGCTGAACGAGAATCCATCGGCGATCGGATCACCCCAGAGCTGATAGCCACCTCGTAGATACAGGTTTCCGATCCTCCATTCCGTTCCGAACCGCCAAATTGCCATGTCGTTAAAACTCTGACTGATCTCACTGTTAGTGTTGCCGTAATTGAAGTCGTCGGCATTGAATTGAGCTCTTGCATAATCGACTCGCTCATAATCCACACTGATCAATCCGTCCGGAGCCACGACCAAGGCACCGCCTAAGTGAATTCGCTGTGGGGTGCGCAAGGAGTAGAGGAAATTACCGTCCGGACTTAACCTCGTTACAGATCCACCGTCTGAGAAGGAGGTTGTCATTTCCGAGGAATAAAAATCTTCCATGCTGTACCAGGTAGGTGAATGGTAAGCAGCGGCCAATCGCAACCAATTCACAGGCCTGTAGATCAATCCCACCTTGAAGTTGATTCCTCCACCAATGGTTTCCAGATATTGCTCATAACCCCATCCCGAGATGGTATTCGTGGCTGAATCGAGGCCCGATTCAAAATATCGACGTTCTTCCGAGTAGTTGATCAATGGAATACCGACGCCAAAGCCCAAATGAAGCTTGTCGTCATAGGTCGTACTCACCCCAAAACTGATCTCACTCTGTCCGCCGCTCGAAGTCAAGTACTCACTGGCTACAGTGCCAACGGGATTCTGAACCAGCGGAACGTAATTATCGGGCGCGCCAAGGGTGTCGATCAAATAAGTGTACCACGCCAATTCGGCATCGAATGGATTCGTATAAATGAGATCCTCGTAAAGCGTACCCTGCGCCAAATCCGAAAAATACTGCGCTCGGGTAGTGTTCGAAGTTCCGGAAATGATTTGCTCTCTATTAAAATCATTCGTTCTGCTGTACCCAATGGCCAAGGTAAGATCGTCCCATTTCGGGGTTCGTAAGGCATCTTCGTACCGCTTAATGAATCCGGCGCCAGTCACGTAAAAGTTCGACGTGCTCTCCGACATGCGCATTCCCGAGTATTCAGTAGTCGTTTCCGGAGTATGTACGCCCATCGTTAGCTCGAAACTCGATGTTTTGTAAATGCTGCCTGCGGCAGGATTTAAAATTACGCTGCTCAGGTCGCCACCGAGGGCATTGAATGCACCTCCGAGCGCTTCATAACGTGCCGTTCCCTGATAATTGAGTAGCGAATAGCGAAGGGCCTCCGAGGCCGTTTGAGCCATCGCGAGTGGATACAATCCACCCATTAGTATAAGTGTAAGTGCTATTTTTTTCATGTCTCTTATCGTCTTCCGCCGCCACGTGAACCGCCGCTTCCACCACGACCACCGGACCCTCCTGAACCTCCGCCGATATTAAAACGGGGAGTAGAGCCGCGGTCATAGGATGGAGTTGAACCCCCGCCGGTATTCCAACGCGGCGTAGAGTTGCCGCGATTGAAGTTGTGTCCTTCATTCTGATTCAAACTTGGAACATAACCGCGATTCATACTGGGTCGCGAACTCTCAGTTCCGTTGATGAAGCTCTCGAAATTCTGCAGGAACCGAGGTACGTCGGCCCGTTGTTGTGTTGAAGTATTGCGTCCGCGATCTATCGGGAAACCACCGTTTCGGAACATCTCTTTCTGACGTAGATACGTATTGGCGCGAGTTTGTACATCGCGCGAAACGATTTGGTCGGGTACCGCTTTAGTAACGGCACGGCCCGATTGTGCCGGGATATCTGAACGCTCCATGGTGATCGCATATTCTACGACGTCGGTCGGACGCTCATTTTTTACCGTACGAGGCGAAGTCGGCACAGCACGCTCCGTGCTTGCGATCGCATTGTCATCCGAAGCGCTCGGTGGTTGAATTTCACCACGGCGAACGGCGCCCTCATAGGCGTTTTGAGTATAACCCGCTCCGGAAGGTGAGTTTTGTCCACGTGGTGCATAAACCACTTGTGACATAACATCGAACGAGTTGTAATAACTTGGGCAATTCCACGGGCTCCAAGGATTCCATGGGTTGTAGCCATAGTAAGGGGAGTACCAAGGATTATAGCCATAATTCGGGCCGTAGGCCCCGACACTTCCCCAACCCCAGCTGTAGCTATTGCCGAAATTCCAACCGCTATACGAATTCCAGCCTGTCGACGTACCCCAGCCACTGTACGGGTAATTGCTGCCGTAGTAGTTGTTGGTCATCCAGGCATCGCTGTAGATGCTGGTGCCGAAATTGTTAGGATTAGGGTCATACCAACCCATATTGGTGTAGTAGGGGTCGTAGTACCCAAAGCTCGAAGTGGTGTGGAATCGGCGAATCCGCGAGCTGTATTCGTACGGGTTTTGCTGATTCGGATCGAAGTTGGGATCCACGTAGTCGAAATCGGCCTGCGGATCGAGCTCTTCGTTCGTTTGCTCGTATGCGTAAGTGTCGATCACATCGCCCCCAGGATCGTATACGCCATCGTACTCGCCGTTTTGTGCGAGATAACCCGACGAGCAAGCGGTTATGAATGCCGTGGAGAGTGTTAGTATGAGTAGAGTCGCTTTCATAGTCGAATGTTTTGGTCCTATAATTTGAATACCTTTGACCCCTCAAAGGTTCACTAATCAAAGTACAACTATTATACCAAACTCCCAATGGCCCAAAAGCTAACCAAGAGATCAGAAGATTACAGTAAGTGGTACAACGAATTAGTGGTGATGGCCGACCTCGCCGAAAACTGCGGGGTGCGCGGTTCTATGGTCATAAAACCGTATGGATACGCTATTTGGGAAAAGATTCAGGCTGAGCTCGATCGCATGTTCAAGGAAACGGGTCACGTCAATGCCTATTTCCCGTTGTTCATACCTAAATCGTACTTCAGTAAGGAAGCTAGCCACGTCGAGGGTTTTGCTAAAGAATGTGCCGTTGTAACGCATTATCGTCTGAAGAGCGGAGAAGACGGAAAGATCGTTGTCGACGAAAATGCCAAACTCGAAGAGGAGTTGATCGTTCGCCCGACTTCGGAGACTATTATCTGGGACACCTACCGCAAATGGGTTCAGAGTTACCGAGATTTGCCAATATTGGTGAACCAATGGGCCAATGTGGTGCGGTGGGAAATGCGCACGCGTTTGTTCTTGCGTACGGCAGAATTCCTGTGGCAAGAAGGGCACACCGCTCACGCCACCAAGGACGAGGCCATTGCCGAAGCGGAACAAATGCTCGACGTCTACGCCACGTTTGCAGAGGACTTTATGGGAATTCCCGTATTGCGCGGGACTAAAAGTCCGAATGAGCGCTTCGCCGGAGCACTCGAAACCTATTGTATAGAGGCGTTAATGCAAGACGGAAAGGGGTTGCAGGCAGGGACTTCACATTTCCTTGGCCAAAACTTCGCCAAGGCCTTCGACGTACAATTCCAGAGTAAAGAAGGCAAACTCGAATACGTTTGGGCAACTTCCTGGGGAGTGAGCACACGACTCATGGGGGCACTCGTAATGACGCATAGTGATGACAACGGCCTCGTATTGCCCCCAAACTTAGCACCTTATCAGGTGGTGTTGATCCCGATCTACCGCAGTGATGATCAACGCGATGCGGTCGTGGATAAACTCAAAGAAATTCAAAAAGAACTGCGTGCAGCCGGTGTGCCCGTGCACCTCGACGATCGCGATACGCATAAACCGGGCTGGAAATTCAACGAGTACGAACTCAAGGGAGT
The Flavobacteriales bacterium genome window above contains:
- a CDS encoding outer membrane protein transport protein, which gives rise to MKKIALTLILMGGLYPLAMAQTASEALRYSLLNYQGTARYEALGGAFNALGGDLSSVILNPAAGSIYKTSSFELTMGVHTPETTTEYSGMRMSESTSNFYVTGAGFIKRYEDALRTPKWDDLTLAIGYSRTNDFNREQIISGTSNTTRAQYFSDLAQGTLYEDLIYTNPFDAELAWYTYLIDTLGAPDNYVPLVQNPVGTVASEYLTSSGGQSEISFGVSTTYDDKLHLGFGVGIPLINYSEERRYFESGLDSATNTISGWGYEQYLETIGGGINFKVGLIYRPVNWLRLAAAYHSPTWYSMEDFYSSEMTTSFSDGGSVTRLSPDGNFLYSLRTPQRIHLGGALVVAPDGLISVDYERVDYARAQFNADDFNYGNTNSEISQSFNDMAIWRFGTEWRIGNLYLRGGYQLWGDPIADGFSFSFERTVVSGGVGFRNNKFQADITVSNTRTNSDRLLYEGAPSDIGDLVSLDRNDQRMVVTLGFPFQ
- the proS gene encoding proline--tRNA ligase, coding for MAQKLTKRSEDYSKWYNELVVMADLAENCGVRGSMVIKPYGYAIWEKIQAELDRMFKETGHVNAYFPLFIPKSYFSKEASHVEGFAKECAVVTHYRLKSGEDGKIVVDENAKLEEELIVRPTSETIIWDTYRKWVQSYRDLPILVNQWANVVRWEMRTRLFLRTAEFLWQEGHTAHATKDEAIAEAEQMLDVYATFAEDFMGIPVLRGTKSPNERFAGALETYCIEALMQDGKGLQAGTSHFLGQNFAKAFDVQFQSKEGKLEYVWATSWGVSTRLMGALVMTHSDDNGLVLPPNLAPYQVVLIPIYRSDDQRDAVVDKLKEIQKELRAAGVPVHLDDRDTHKPGWKFNEYELKGVPVRIAMGPRDLENGTVELARRDTLEKEFLQQSDIATKVEHLLEAIQKNLFDKALDFRNENTYRADSWEEFTGLIENEGGFVYAHWDGTAETEEKIKEMTKATIRCIPLNAPKEEGKCILTGEPSSRRVVFAKAY